In Elaeis guineensis isolate ETL-2024a chromosome 1, EG11, whole genome shotgun sequence, a genomic segment contains:
- the LOC105039567 gene encoding tetraspanin-8: MAVGYRFLGVVNFVVFLFSLSILVGGIGLSDCDNLVQRPIIAIAAVLMAASLVATAAACFRASRLFWLSLLAMLVLILVLCGLAVFGFVVAGDDYFKWREDRLAGDKNWARTLSCVRRSPECRILQEQDPQSLNDFNDLPITHIQSGCCLPPMECGFVFQSVTLWTSPTNSTMNNADCGTWKNDPSILCYDCQSCKAETVTSIKNDWKETSRSTTISLIYIIVIFAFGGFIFLTGDDPALDKYSY, translated from the exons ATGGCTGTGGGGTACCGCTTCTTGGGTGTCGTCAACTTCGTGgtcttcctcttctccctctcGATCCTCGTCGGCGGCATCGGCCTCTCCGACTGCGACAACCTCGTCCAGCGTCCCATCATCGCCATCGCCGCCGTCCTCATGGCCGCCTCCCTCGTCGCCACCGCCGCTGCGTGCTTCCGTGCCTCCCGCCTCTTCTGGCTCTCCCTCCTCGCCATGCTCGTCCTCATCCTCGTCCTCTGCGGTCTCGCTGTCTTCGGCTTCGTCGTCGCCGGCGACGACTACTTTAAGTGGCGCGAGGACAGGCTCGCCGGCGACAAGAACTGGGCCAGGACCCTGAGCTGCGTCCGGAGGAGCCCCGAGTGCCGGATTTTGCAGGAGCAGGACCCGCAGAGCTTGAACGATTTCAACGATTTACCGATCACGCACATTCAG TCTGGATGCTGCCTTCCACCCATGGAATGTGGATTTGTCTTCCAGAGTGTCACTCTCTGGACTAGCCCAACCAACTCCACTATGAACAATGCTGACTGCGGTACATGGAAAAATGATCCTTCCATCCTCTGTTATGACTGCCAGTCTTGCAAGGCCGAAACTGTTACGAGTATCAAAAATGACTGGAAGGAGACATCGAGGAGCACCACCATTTCTTTAATCTACATCATTGTCATATTTGCTTTTGGAGGCTTCATCTTTCTTACGGGCGATGACCCTGCATTGGATAAATACTCTTATTAG